The following proteins are encoded in a genomic region of Corylus avellana chromosome ca4, CavTom2PMs-1.0:
- the LOC132179524 gene encoding RNA-binding motif protein 25-like encodes MASDPHPSPTTTATTAATATAVTTNTRPFPIPNTNTNTNTNPPSQSTRPNMSPLLYPQAHHHQHHYTPIRPTPSHHQQQSSHSQGVLYPVASSGRGFIPKPLPPMHAVTVAAHPGNATSTAAAAGGAYPPRPLVSYSQPHGLSHPVHVMRPPHYHHVHPAQLAGQGLGPGPGPVKGIPVSSPQSKGVPPSSVADTNGYRDKRDRSRDDTLTTIRDRKVRIIDGASLYALCRSWLRNGFPEESQPQYGDAVKALPKPLPIPVSATHLPKNKEAEEEEAEDKEDEESVEHLSPQDLLKGHIKHAKKVRARLREERLRRIARYKSRLALLLPPLVEQFRNDTAPRN; translated from the exons ATGGCCTCTGATCCCCACCCCTCTCCCACCACCACCGCCACTACCGCCGCTACTGCCACCGCCGTAACCACAAACACACGCCCCTTCCCAATcccaaacacaaacacaaacacaaacacgaACCCACCATCGCAATCAACAAGGCCCAACATGTCTCCACTCCTGTACCCACAAGCCCACCACCATCAGCACCACTACACACCCATCAGACCAACCCCAAGCCACCACCAACAACAATCTTCTCACTCTCAGGGAGTTCTATACCCGGTCGCCTCCTCCGGCCGCGGCTTCATCCCCAAACCGCTACCGCCAATGCACGCTGTCACCGTCGCCGCCCATCCTGGTAATGCTACTTCcactgctgctgctgctggtgGTGCGTACCCACCTCGCCCTCTCGTCTCCTACTCCCAACCCCACGGTCTCAGCCATCCTGTCCATGTCATGAGGCCTCCCCACTACCACCACGTGCACCCTGCTCAGCTAGCCGGTCAGGGTTTGGGTCCCGGTCCGGGTCCGGTTAAGGGCATTCCGGTTTCGTCTCCGCAATCCAAG GGTGTTCCTCCATCATCGGTCGCTGATACTAATGGCTATAGAGATAAGAG GGATAGAAGCAGAGATGACACACTGACCACTATCAGAGATCGAAAA GTCAGAATAATAGATGGGGCTTCTCTATATGCACTTTGCCGATCATGGTTGAGGAATGGTTTTCCAGAAGAAAGTCAG CCACAGTATGGGGATGCTGTGAAGGCTCTTCCAAAACCTTTGCCTATACCTGTGTCAGCCACTCATCTGCCAAAGAACAAGGaagctgaagaagaagaggcaGAGGATAAGGAG GATGAGGAATCTGTTGAGCATTTATCACCACAAGATCTTTTGAAAGGACACATCAAACATGCTAAAAAGGTTCGAGCACG ATTAAGGGAAGAACGGTTACGTCGAATTGCAAGGTATAAAAGTAGGCTTGCTCTT
- the LOC132179248 gene encoding uncharacterized protein LOC132179248: MASDPHASSPTTAGTTTVTTNTRPFPIPNTNTKTMASDPHPSSPTTGSTTTVTTNTRPFPVPSTNTNAPPQSTRPNNTSPLLHPVPMSAPRHPHPRPHPHPLFTARQPIRPTQQQFSHAREVLYQLASSGHGFIPRPIHPGSSTFAAAAYPPRPLVSCPQPHGLSHPVHDIWPPHHHHHLHPAQLGGPGLVPDPNLGPDPDPDPSPAPVKGIPISSPQPKVTMPPCNVLGEKRLRVADAAASSSHTRSKIENSDATTSESSSTPTKISPITSLVTSPIGRQVVPPPRRFNSSKFIDADASDRYYNSFVSRSVQIERKVIFVDFEKQYPRVKQIFNHQVWIDMLSSAVSVSPTLVREFYANMHDFNDGTFKSRLRGKTFTISPDLIRELVGTLLVHESPYPWPAERLPSRRDLIQCFSDGKPTTMNEVGVPFGLTDLPMDYRLIFRIVAGSLHPTTSTNPLIGPMAYFLYALLEHHPIDFGSHAINMICNLPQIDKNAMLPLGGLIIRIAKRFGIDPAIGGDIKKPSRPFNKHFIWKSEAHLLRNAIPLLDEPEQPIEPVQPSNGTTTSKPTLTTQDLSTLVAQLVQEVSQLREVVAKQEVAITRLQETLDDHITTFGEEQGMLADDRQIQGRTLTIVDEIREQKKKG; the protein is encoded by the exons ATGGCCTCTGATCCCCACGCTTCCTCTCCCACCACCGCCGGCACCACCACTGTTACCACAAACACACGCCCCTTCCCAATTCCAAACACAAACACGAAGACAATGGCCTCGGATCCCCACCCCTCCTCTCCCACCACCGGTAGCACCACCACCGTGACCACAAACACACGCCCCTTCCCAGTCCCAAGCACGAACACAAACGCACCACCACAATCAACAAGACCCAACAATACGTCTCCACTCCTGCACCCTGTCCCTATGTCTGCACCCCGACACCCACACCCACGCCCACACCCACACCCACTCTTCACAGCCCGCCAACCAATCAGACCAACCCAACAACAATTTTCTCACGCTCGGGAAGTTCTCTACCAACTCGCCTCCTCCGGCCACGGCTTCATCCCCAGACCCATCCACCCTGGCAGCTCTACTTTTGCTGCTGCTGCGTACCCACCTCGCCCTCTCGTCTCATGCCCCCAACCCCATGGTCTCAGCCATCCTGTCCATGACATTTGGCctccccaccaccaccaccacttgCATCCTGCTCAACTTGGCGGTCCGGGTTTGGTCCCAGATCCGAATTTGGGTCCCGATCCTGATCCTGATCCGAGTCCAGCTCCGGTTAAGGGCATTCCGATTTCTTCTCCGCAACCCAAG GTTACGATGCCGCCATGTAACGTATTAGGGGAGAAGAGACTTAGAGTAGCGGATGCAGCCGCTTCGTCCTCCCATACTAGATCGAAGATTGAGAATTCAGACGCCACAACATCAGAGTCAAGCTCTACACCGACTAAGATCTCCCCAATTACCTCACTGGTTACTTCACCAATCGGGCGCCAGGTAGTACCACCCCCTCGAAGGTTTAATTCGTCCAAGTTCATTGATGCAGATGCTTCGGATAGGTATTACAACAGCTTTGTGTCGAGATCCGTACAAATCGAGCGGAAGGtcatttttgttgattttgagAAGCAATATCCAAGAGTGAAGCAAATCTTCAATCACCAGGTATGGATAGATATGCTCTCATCAGCAGTCTCTGTATCACCAACCTTGGTTCGCGAGTTCTATGCAAACATGCACGACTTCAATGATGGCACCTTCAAGTCAAGGCTGCGGGGGAAAACTTTCACGATCAGCCCCGATTTGATCAGAGAGCTCGTCGGCACACTCTTAGTCCACGAGTCTCCATATCCCTGGCCTGCAGAGCGGCTTCCGTCACGACGCGATCTCATTCAGTGCTTTTCAGACGGCAAGCCTACAACGATGAATGAGGTGGGTGTACCTTTCGGCCTTACTGATTTGCCAATGGATTATCGCCTCATCTTTCGTATTGTTGCGGGGAGCCTGCATCCGACTACCAGCACCAATCCTCTCATTGGCCCCATGGCATACTTCTTGTATGCACTATTGGAGCACCATCCCATAGACTTCGGCTCGCATGCCATCAACATGATATGTAATCTTCCACAAATTGACAAGAACGCAATGTTACCTCTTGGAGGTCTCATTATACGCATCGCCAAGAGGTTTGGCATAGATCCAGCCATAGGAGGGGACATCAAGAAGCCCTCGAGACCTTTCAACAAGCACTTCATCTGGAAGAGCGAGGCTCACCTGCTAAGAAATGCAATACCTCTGCTAGATGAGCCTGAGCAGCCAATCGAGCCAGTACAACCATCAAATGGAACGACAACCTCAAAGCCTACTCTTACCACCCAGGACTTGTCGACACTAGTAGCTCAATTGGTCCAGGAGGTGAGCCAACTACGTGAGGTGGTGGCCAAGCAGGAGGTGGCGATCACCCGATTGCAGGAAACACTTGATGATCACATCACCACTTTTGGCGAGGAGCAGGGCATGTTGGCAGACGACCGACAAATTCAAGGTCGCACACTCACAATCGTTGATGAGATTCGGGAGCAGAAGAAGAAGGGTTGA